The Schaalia dentiphila ATCC 17982 sequence GAAACGTCGCCGGTGCCGGCCTCACCCTTGGAGCGGATCATGGCCGCGCCCTCGTTGATGCGGCGCAGCGCCTCACCGAGGTTGGTCGCACCGCAGACGAAGGGAACGGTGAAGTTCCACTTGTCGATGTGGTGGGTGTAGTCGGCGGGGGTCAGGACCTCGGACTCGTCGATGTAGTCGACGCCGAGGGACTGCAGAACCTGCGCCTCAACGAAGTGGCCAATGCGGGCCTTGGCCATCACGGGGATGGACACGGCCTCGATGATGCCTTCGATCAGATCGGGGTCGGACATGCGGGCCACGCCACCCTGGGCGCGGATGTCGGCGGGCACGCGCTCGAGGGCCATGACGGCCACGGCGCCCGCGTCCTCGGCGATCTTCGCCTGCTCGGGGGTAACGACGTCCATGATGACGCCACCCTTGAGCATCTGGGCCATACCGCGCTTGACCTGCGGGGTGCCGACCTCGCGCTTAGCGGTCGAATCGCTCATGTTCACTCCTGCTCTTCCAGCTGGGCACGAACCTCGTCCGACAGGGACATGTTCGTGTAGATGTTCTGCACGTCATCGGAGTCCTCGAGGGCGTCGATGAGCTTGTTAACCTTGAGGGCGCCCTCGAGATCAAGCTCGACCTCGGTGGAGGCGACGAACTGGACTTCGGCGGAGTCGTAGTCGATGCCGGCGTCCTGCAGGGCGGTACGCACGGCAACGACGTCCTTGGGGTCGGACTCGACGATGAAGATCTCGCCGGCTTCCTCAACCTCTTCGGCGCCCGCGTCCAGGACAGCCATCATGATGGATTCCTCGTCCACACCGTCGGCGGCGGGAACCTCAACGATGCCGCGACGCGAGAACAGGTAGGACACCGAACCGGGGTCGGCGAGCGAGCCGCCGTGGCGGGTGAATCCCAGGCGAACGTCGGAGGCGGCGCGGTTGCGGTTGTCGGTCAGACACTCCACCAGGAAGGCGACGCCGCCCGGGCCGTAGCCCTCGTACATGATGGTCTCGTAGTTGGCACCACCGGCCTCGGCACCGGAGCCGCGCTTGACGGCGCGGTCGATGTTGTCGGCGGGAACGGAGTTCTTCTTCGCCTTCTGGATGGCGTCGTACAGGGTCGGGTTGCCAGCGGGGTCGCCACCGCCCGTGCGAGCTGCAACCTCAATGTTCTTGATGAGGCGCGCGAAGAGCTTGCCGCGCTTGGCGTCAATAGCGGCCTTCTTGTGCTTGGTGGTCGCCCACTTAGAGTGTCCCGACATCACTTCTCCCTGTTGGGTGGATAGATACCGCCATATTCTAACGCGCTTGCGGCCCCCATCCGCATCCGGGCGGGCGTCACGTGGACAAACGTAAACACACTCACAGGAACGATGGACGAGGCGGGGCCCTCATCCGCGGGCTCGTGACCTACCGGGTGGGCGGGGTCAGCACCGCGCGCAGGGTGCAACTGGAGGGGGTCAGATTCTCCCAGGTTCCATCGAAGGTGAGGATGAGCGCCGTCGCGGTCGGTACACCTCGGGCTACCTCTCCCCGATCATTCTCGCGCGCCAGCACATAACCGGCGCCGGAGATAGTGGGCTCGTGACCGACGATGAGTGCATTGCAGCCCTCGAAAGTACGCGCCAGGGTCAGGATGTCCTCCTCGTCGGCGTTGTAGACGCCGCGGTCGAACCAGCTCTCACGGATCGACACGCGCTGACTGACCTGAGCGAAGGTCTGCTGGGCGCGCGTCGCGTCCGAGCACACCGCGACATCGAATGCGCCGATCTCGCGAGATAAGACACCGCCGAGACGCGCGGCCTGATCGACGCCCACGCGTGTGAGGGGTCGAGAGTGATCGGGGTATGAATATGCGGCCTGCGCGTGGCGAACGAGAACGAGGGTTGGCATACTTCCAAGCGTAACCGCACTGGGAGGACACCATGGCACTGGGAGTCGAAGCCGCATCGGGCATCTGCTCGGCGCGTGAATGCACGAACGCCGCGATCTACCGCATCGACTGGCGTAACCCTGCGATCCACCACGCCCGCACGAAGACGTGGCTCGCGTGCGAAGACCACCTGTCGTACTTGCGCAACTACTTCACGTACCGCTCGTTCCCTTTCGAGGTGTCAGCCTTCGTTGCACCCGATCAGGAGGAGCCTCAAGACCACTGATCGAGGGGACGGTCGTTCCAGATCAGGGCGCGGAGCCCCTTCGCCAGCTCGTCCGCGGAGGACGGGGTGAAGTCGGGCGCCCACTCGAAGGTGGACGTGCCCGTGTTGGACATGAAGTGCTTGGAGACGAGGTCCTCGTCGATGTCGGTGGACAGCCACGTGGCCAGCAGGCGCGTGAGGGCACCGTGGATGACGAACACCGCGACGGCCTCGTCCCCCGCTTGCTCGCGTGCGGCCAGGCCCACCCGACGCACGGTCTCCAGCGAGCGGGCCAGGGCCTCGCGCCCGCTTTCGCCGCCGGGCATGCGATTATCCAAATCCCCGGCGCACCACGACAGGGTCGTGCGCACGTAGAGGGACTGCGATGCCGGGTCGGCCGCCATTTCGAGGTCGCCGGAGCGTAGCTCGCGGATGCCGGGGTGTACCTGCGGAGTCAGCCCGTAGGCGCTCGCCAGCGGGGCCGCGGTCAGGCGCGTACGGTGCAGCCCGGACAGTGCGATGACGGTGGGAGGCGGCGCAACCTCGGACTCCCATCGATCCGCGAGGCGCTGGGCCTGGAGGAGTCCTTCGGGAGTCAGCCCGAGGCCAGGGCGCACCGTGTCGAGCGCACCGAGGCGATTCGCGGGGGTCTGTCCGTGCCGTACCAGCACAATCTTCACTGCTGCTCCCAGAAAAGTCGTTCCATGACGGCGCGCGCTTTGCGTCCAGCGCGCAGCCAGTCGTCTTCGAGGGCGTTCAGCCCGCCGCTACCGTACCCGAGGATCGCTGCGAGGGCACGCAGCTCCGCGCTGTCACGAGGCAAGACGTCGAGCTTCACACCGCTCATGCGGCCACTTGCCAGCGTGTTGGCCGCGCGAATACGGGTTGCCATGTCCCACGCATCGAGAAGAGTCTGCGCGTCTTGAGCACTGATCAGCTCGTGCTCCCGAGCGCTCAGGATCGCCTGCGTCGTCGAGGGTGTACTCAGTGCGGGGTTGTTCATTCCAGCACGCATTTGAATGAGCTGGATCGTCCACTCCACGTCCGTGAGGCCGCCGGGGCCGAGCTTCACGTGGCGAGCGGGCTCGATGCCGCGCGGCAAACGCTCGTTCTCCATGCGGGCTTTGAGCAAGCGAATGTCTCGCACCTCCGACTCACTCACTCCCCGATAGGCGAGCTCATCGAACAGTGCCCGTGCAGAATCGGCGAGGCTCCCCTCACCGATCGGGCGCGCACGCACCGCCGCCTGGCGCTCCCAGGTTGACGCCCACCGCTGCGCATACTCACGATGCGACTCAATCGTACGGCTCATCGGGCCATTCTTGCCCTCGGGACGCAGGTCAAGGTCGACGACAATGCCCAGCTGGTTTGTCGCCGAGCCGAGAAGATTCTTCACGCGGTTGACGATCACCGTTGCGCTGGCCGCCGCCTCCGCCTCGGTGGCACCCCCGACGGCCTCATGCAGGGCAACCACGTCGGCATCCGAGGCGTACGAGCACTCGCGTCCGCCGTAGCGCCCCATCGCGACAAAGACAACGTTTGCCCGCTCCTCACCCCAGCGCTCAGTTTCCTCCCGCTGGGCGATGGCGAGGGCTCCGAGTATTGCCGCATCCGTGGCGTCGGCGATCGCATTCCCGCGCGGATCGACGCCGCCCAGCAGGTCGCTCATCGCGCAACGCGTGAGCTCACGCGTGCGCACGGCTCGGACTCGAGCGGCCGCCTCGGCCGCGTCCTCGTGACGGTCAATGAGGGCCGCAACTTCCCGAGCTAGCCGATGCGGCTCGCGCGGCGCCAGCTCACCATCATCGTCGAGCCAGGCCACGGCCTCGGGACGCTTGGCGAGCGCCTCTGCAATCCAGCGGGAGTTCGGGAGCATGGTCGTGAGCCTATGGGCGGCGACGCCCGAGTCACGCAGAAGCGCGAGGTACCAGTGCGAATCCCCAATGTCTTCGGACAGGATGCGGAAGTTCAACAGACCCATGTCGGGGTCGGCGCCTCCGGCGAGCCACGAGATGAATACCGGAAGCAGGTGACGCTGGATCGCCGCGCGCCTGCTCGTCCCCTGCGTGAGGGCTCCAATGTGAGTGAGCGCTCCCGCCGGATCCCGGTAGCCGATCGCGGCCAGTCGGTCGCGCGCGCCATCTGCGTGCAGGAATACCTCGTCCTCGCTCAGCGATGCAGTCGCGGCGATGATCGGGCGATAGAAGACGTCCTCGTGCAAAGCGCGCACGCGAGTGCGCACCTCGTCGATAGCGGCACTGATCGACTCAGCATCCGCGAAGCGAGCGGTCCCCATCGCACGCCCAAGGACACGCAGCTCCCGTTCCTTGTCCGGAATCAGGTGCGTGCGACGCATGCGGGGCAGCTGAGTACGGTGTTCGACAGCGCGCAGGAATCGGTAGCACGAGGCGAGCTGTTGCGCGTCGCTACGCGCGATGTAGCCACCCTCGCGCAACGCTTCAATCGCCTCTAGCGTCGACCTCACACGCAGAAAGGCGTCGGTGCGACCGTGAACAAGCTGGAGCAGCTGAACCGTGAACTCGACGTCACGCAAGCCGCCGCGCCCGAGCTTGAGCTCACGCGACGCATGCGAACGCAAGATGTTGTCCTCGACGCGACGGCGCATCGCACGCGCCGCCTCGACGAATCCTTCGCGCGTCGCGGCGCTCCACACGTAGGGCTGTGCGGCTTCCTCAAAGGCACGCCCGACGGCCTCGTTCCCCGCACAGGCACGCGCCTTGAGCAGCGCCTGGAACTCCCAGGTCTGCGCCCACTTATCCCAGTACTGGCGGTAGGACTCGACGGTGCGTACGAGCGCTCCGTTGCGCCCCTCGGGCCGCAGATTCGCGTCCACCGTCCACAGTGGAGCTTCGGTTCCGGGCCCCGAGCAGGCGGATGCCGTCGCCGCAGCGAGACGTGTCGCGATCTCGAGGGCCACGCGTTCGTCCCCGTCTGCCCCGGCCTCGGCGACGTAGACGACGTCGACGTCGGAGATGTAGTTGAGTTCGCGTGCTCCCGTCTTACCCATCGCGATGATGGCGAAGGGGATACGCCCCTGCGGGTCGATATCCCGCCTCGCCAGGGCAAGGCCGGCCTCAAGGGTCGCGTCGACCAGGTCGGCGATGCGCCGACCGACCTGGGGCATGAAGCCTTCAGGATCATCGCTCGTCAGGTCATCGGCGGCCAGGTACAGCAGCACCTGGCGATACGCGCCACGCAGATCGTCCACCCGGGCGTCCTCAGAGGCGACGAAAGCGCCGCGCTCCCCTCGCGTCGCCCCCACAGACGCGAGCATCACGCGCGCGGCGTCGCCGGGATCCTCCCACGTCGATCGAGCACGGCCGGGCTCGACAACAACGTAATCGCCCAGCCACTGGCTGCCGCCCAGGACGGCGCACAGGCGAGCGCGCGCACGCGAATCATCGACGAGTCCCTGCACGAGGCCGGAGTCCGCCTCGTTCAGACGGATCGCCGCCAGCAACCCCTGATCGGGGTCGGCACTGGCTCCCAGGTCCGCCGCCCATACCTCGGCTCCACCCGGAAGCTCCTCGAAATAGTCGAGTGCTCGGCGAGGGTCCAGGAATCCGGCAATCCGAAGTTCGTCAGGTGTC is a genomic window containing:
- the pdxS gene encoding pyridoxal 5'-phosphate synthase lyase subunit PdxS yields the protein MSDSTAKREVGTPQVKRGMAQMLKGGVIMDVVTPEQAKIAEDAGAVAVMALERVPADIRAQGGVARMSDPDLIEGIIEAVSIPVMAKARIGHFVEAQVLQSLGVDYIDESEVLTPADYTHHIDKWNFTVPFVCGATNLGEALRRINEGAAMIRSKGEAGTGDVSNATTHMRKIRDEIRHLTSLPEDELYVAAKELQAPYELVAEVAREGRLPVVLFTAGGIATPADAAMMMQLGAEGVFVGSGIFKSGDPAKRAAAIVKATTFYDDPSVIAEVSRGLGEAMVGINVDDLPVDHRLAERGW
- a CDS encoding YebC/PmpR family DNA-binding transcriptional regulator, which codes for MSGHSKWATTKHKKAAIDAKRGKLFARLIKNIEVAARTGGGDPAGNPTLYDAIQKAKKNSVPADNIDRAVKRGSGAEAGGANYETIMYEGYGPGGVAFLVECLTDNRNRAASDVRLGFTRHGGSLADPGSVSYLFSRRGIVEVPAADGVDEESIMMAVLDAGAEEVEEAGEIFIVESDPKDVVAVRTALQDAGIDYDSAEVQFVASTEVELDLEGALKVNKLIDALEDSDDVQNIYTNMSLSDEVRAQLEEQE
- a CDS encoding SixA phosphatase family protein, with product MPTLVLVRHAQAAYSYPDHSRPLTRVGVDQAARLGGVLSREIGAFDVAVCSDATRAQQTFAQVSQRVSIRESWFDRGVYNADEEDILTLARTFEGCNALIVGHEPTISGAGYVLARENDRGEVARGVPTATALILTFDGTWENLTPSSCTLRAVLTPPTR
- a CDS encoding histidine phosphatase family protein, producing MKIVLVRHGQTPANRLGALDTVRPGLGLTPEGLLQAQRLADRWESEVAPPPTVIALSGLHRTRLTAAPLASAYGLTPQVHPGIRELRSGDLEMAADPASQSLYVRTTLSWCAGDLDNRMPGGESGREALARSLETVRRVGLAAREQAGDEAVAVFVIHGALTRLLATWLSTDIDEDLVSKHFMSNTGTSTFEWAPDFTPSSADELAKGLRALIWNDRPLDQWS
- a CDS encoding bifunctional [glutamine synthetase] adenylyltransferase/[glutamine synthetase]-adenylyl-L-tyrosine phosphorylase; its protein translation is MTPDELRIAGFLDPRRALDYFEELPGGAEVWAADLGASADPDQGLLAAIRLNEADSGLVQGLVDDSRARARLCAVLGGSQWLGDYVVVEPGRARSTWEDPGDAARVMLASVGATRGERGAFVASEDARVDDLRGAYRQVLLYLAADDLTSDDPEGFMPQVGRRIADLVDATLEAGLALARRDIDPQGRIPFAIIAMGKTGARELNYISDVDVVYVAEAGADGDERVALEIATRLAAATASACSGPGTEAPLWTVDANLRPEGRNGALVRTVESYRQYWDKWAQTWEFQALLKARACAGNEAVGRAFEEAAQPYVWSAATREGFVEAARAMRRRVEDNILRSHASRELKLGRGGLRDVEFTVQLLQLVHGRTDAFLRVRSTLEAIEALREGGYIARSDAQQLASCYRFLRAVEHRTQLPRMRRTHLIPDKERELRVLGRAMGTARFADAESISAAIDEVRTRVRALHEDVFYRPIIAATASLSEDEVFLHADGARDRLAAIGYRDPAGALTHIGALTQGTSRRAAIQRHLLPVFISWLAGGADPDMGLLNFRILSEDIGDSHWYLALLRDSGVAAHRLTTMLPNSRWIAEALAKRPEAVAWLDDDGELAPREPHRLAREVAALIDRHEDAAEAAARVRAVRTRELTRCAMSDLLGGVDPRGNAIADATDAAILGALAIAQREETERWGEERANVVFVAMGRYGGRECSYASDADVVALHEAVGGATEAEAAASATVIVNRVKNLLGSATNQLGIVVDLDLRPEGKNGPMSRTIESHREYAQRWASTWERQAAVRARPIGEGSLADSARALFDELAYRGVSESEVRDIRLLKARMENERLPRGIEPARHVKLGPGGLTDVEWTIQLIQMRAGMNNPALSTPSTTQAILSAREHELISAQDAQTLLDAWDMATRIRAANTLASGRMSGVKLDVLPRDSAELRALAAILGYGSGGLNALEDDWLRAGRKARAVMERLFWEQQ